DNA from Xanthomonas hyacinthi:
AGCCGCCGGATGCCGGCGAGCCGGCCAGCCTGGCGCAGACCGTGGCCGACATGGGCCTGCGCTACGTGGTGGTGACCAGCGTCGACCGCGACGACCTGCGCGACGGCGGTGCCCAGCACTTCGCCGACTGCATCGGCGCGATCCGCGCCGCCGCGCCGGCCACCCGCATCGAGATCCTGACCCCGGACTTCCGCGGCAAGGGCCGCATGGACCGCGCGCTGGAGATCCTGGCGACCAATCCGCCGGACGTGTTCAACCACAACATCGAGACGGTGCCGGAGCTGTACCCGAACGTGCGTCCCGGCGCCGACTACCAGTGGTCGCTGACCCTGCTGCAGAAGTTCAAGGCGCAGCACCCGTCCATCGCCACCAAGTCCGGGATCATGCTCGGCCTGGGCGAGACCCTGGAGCAGGTGCAGGCCACGCTGCGCGACCTGCGCGCGCACGCCGTGGACATGGTCACCATCGGCCAGTACCTGCAACCCACCGCGCACCACCACCCGGTGATGCGCTACTGGACGCCGGAGGAATACAAGGCGCTGGAGGAGTACGGCAAGGCGCTGGGCTTCAGCCACGTCGCCTCCGGGCCGATGGTGCGTTCGTCCTACCACGCCGACCGCCAGGCCGCCGGCGCCGGCGTCGCTGCCTGAGCGGGCGCAGCGGCATCGATTCCGCGTTCGAGCGCAGCGTCCGGCGCCTGCCGGAGGCCTGCCGCGTGCCCGCCGCGGCGGCCTCTGCGCCCGCCCGCAGCGCCTGCATCGGCGCCATTCACATTTCGCTACCGGGCCGCGGCTAGTCTGGTTCAGGAACAGGCGACAGTGCCTGCAACTTGCGGCACTGTCGTGTTGTCTCACACGTTCTGCAGCCCCCTGACGGCCTGGTGCCGAGAGTCCCTAGATGAAATTCAAAGCTTCCGTCTTCCTGCTGGCGTTCGCGCTGACCGCGCCGCTGGCGCTGTTCGCGCGCACCGACGCGCCTGCGCTGCCGGCGGCCTCGACTGCCGACCAGTCCACCACCGCCAAGCTGGTGTACGGGCTGCTGTCCGACAGCCGCTACGCCTACCGGCCGCGCGCGCTGGACGAGGCGACGTCGAAGGAAGTCTTCAAGAAGTACCTGGAGACGCTGGACGGCAGCAAGCAGTTCTTCACCCAGGCCGATGTCGACAGGTTCGCCCCATTCCAGGCCAACCTCGGCGCCAATATCGCCTCCGGCCAGCTGGAGCCGGCGTTCCAGGTGTTCGCCGTGTACCGGCAGCGCGTGGACGAGCGCATCGGCTACGCGCGCAAGCTGCTGAAGCAGGATTTCAGCTTCGAGGGTAACGAGAAGTTCGAGTACGACCGCAAGGACGTGCCGTGGCCCAAGGACAATCAGGAGCTGGACGAGCTGTGGCGCAAGTCGGTGATGAACGACTGGCTGCGGCTCAAGCTGGCCGGCAAGAAGCCCGAGGACATCCGCAAGACCCTGGACAAGCGCTATGCCAGCCTCGCCGATTCGGTGAAGGAACTGAAGAGCGAGGACGTGTTCCAGTTCTTCATGAACGCCTACACCAACACCGTCGATCCGCATACCGACTACTTCACCCCGCGCACCGCCGAGAACTTCAACCAGCAGATGTCGCTGTCGCTGGAAGGCATCGGCGCGCAGCTGCAGAAGCAGGACGACATGGTGGTGATCCGCGAGGTCATCCCGGGCGGCCCGGCCGCGGTGGACGGCACGCTGAAGCCGGGCGACCGCATTGTCGGTGTCGGCCAGGGCAAGTCCGGCCAGGTCGAGGACGTGATCGGCTGGCGCATCGACGACGTGGTGGCCAAGATCCGCGGCGACAAGGACACCCAGGTGCGCCTGGAGTACATCCCGGCCGAGGCCGGCGTGGACGGCAAGCACCGCCAGTTGCTGCTGACCCGGCAGAAGGTGCGCCTGGCCGAGCAGGCCGCCAAGGGCGAGGCCATCAGCCTGCCGGCGAAGGACGGCGAGCCGGCGCGGCGCGTCGGCGTGATCAAGCTGCCGGCCTTCTACCAGGACTTCGAGGGCCGCCGCCGCAACGCCAGCGACTACGCCTCGGCGACCCGCGACGTGGCCAAGCTGCTGGCCGGCTTCAAGACCGACAAGGTCGACGGCGTGGTGCTGGACCTGCGCAACAACGGCGGCGGCTCGCTGGACGAGGCGATCGAACTGACCGGCCTGTTCATCGAGCAGGGTCCGGTGGTGCAGGTGCGCGAATCCGGCGGCCGCGTCACCGTCAACAGCGACGACAACCCGGCCGTGGCCTGGGACGGCCCGCTGGCGGTGCTGATCAACCGCGGCTCGGCTTCGGCCTCGGAGATCTTCGCCGGCGCCATCCAGGACTACGGCCGCGGCCTGATCATCGGCGAGACCAGTTTCGGCAAGGGCACGGTGCAGAACATCGTCGACCTGGACCGCTGGCCGGCCAACGAGACCGACCGCTTCGGCCAGGTCAAGCTGACCATCGCCCAGTTCTTCCGGGTCAGCGGCAGCAGCACCCAGCACAAGGGCGTGGTGCCGGACATCGCGTTCCCGGCCAGCGTCGATGCCACCGAGTTCGGCGAAAGCACTTACCCCAACGCGTTGCCGTGGACCCGCATCGCCGCGGTGCCGCACACCCAGTACGGCAACTTCGCGCCGCTGCTGCCGAAGCTGGAGACGCTGCATGCCAGCCGCATCGCCAGCGACAAGGAATTCCAGTGGTGGGAAGAGGACGTGCAGCAGTTCCGCACCGAGGCGGCGAAGAAGTACGTGGTGCTCAACGAGGCCGAGCGCCGCGCCGAGCGCGAGAAGCAGGACGTGCAGCGCAAGCAGCGCCAGGAGACGCGCAAGCAGCTCGGCCTGCCGCTGGACCCGCTCGCCGACGACAGCAGCGACGACGGCCTGACCGGCAACGAGCGCGACATCGTCAAGGACGCCGCGCGCGAGAAGCTGGTCGACAAGCGCCCGGACCCGCTGCTGCGCGAGTCGGCGGCGATCCTGGCCGACGCGTTGAACCTGCTGGAGAAGGACCGCCCGCTGTCGGTGCAGGTGCTGCCGCAGTCCACCGGCCCGGGGCGCTGGGCCGACTGAGCGCACGCTCCACCGCCGCGCGAAAACCGAACGCGCCATCGTCCAGCGGTGGCGCGTTTTTCGTTGGGCGTTCGCCTGGCTGCGCGCCATCGCATGCGCTCATCGCTGCCGGTAGCGGCTGCCACGCATCCGCTGGCGCGCGCGCCGCAGCTGCGCCTGGCGCAACTCTGGCA
Protein-coding regions in this window:
- the lipA gene encoding lipoyl synthase, translating into MTQPSARSIPLQVLSDDSAPVPLQAGVKQLGGDKINRSPVQFADAPVLRKPSWIRVRIPSGNAVQTLKAKLRENRLVTVCEEASCPNIHECFSHGTATFMILGEVCTRRCSFCDVAHGRPKPPDAGEPASLAQTVADMGLRYVVVTSVDRDDLRDGGAQHFADCIGAIRAAAPATRIEILTPDFRGKGRMDRALEILATNPPDVFNHNIETVPELYPNVRPGADYQWSLTLLQKFKAQHPSIATKSGIMLGLGETLEQVQATLRDLRAHAVDMVTIGQYLQPTAHHHPVMRYWTPEEYKALEEYGKALGFSHVASGPMVRSSYHADRQAAGAGVAA
- a CDS encoding carboxy terminal-processing peptidase gives rise to the protein MKFKASVFLLAFALTAPLALFARTDAPALPAASTADQSTTAKLVYGLLSDSRYAYRPRALDEATSKEVFKKYLETLDGSKQFFTQADVDRFAPFQANLGANIASGQLEPAFQVFAVYRQRVDERIGYARKLLKQDFSFEGNEKFEYDRKDVPWPKDNQELDELWRKSVMNDWLRLKLAGKKPEDIRKTLDKRYASLADSVKELKSEDVFQFFMNAYTNTVDPHTDYFTPRTAENFNQQMSLSLEGIGAQLQKQDDMVVIREVIPGGPAAVDGTLKPGDRIVGVGQGKSGQVEDVIGWRIDDVVAKIRGDKDTQVRLEYIPAEAGVDGKHRQLLLTRQKVRLAEQAAKGEAISLPAKDGEPARRVGVIKLPAFYQDFEGRRRNASDYASATRDVAKLLAGFKTDKVDGVVLDLRNNGGGSLDEAIELTGLFIEQGPVVQVRESGGRVTVNSDDNPAVAWDGPLAVLINRGSASASEIFAGAIQDYGRGLIIGETSFGKGTVQNIVDLDRWPANETDRFGQVKLTIAQFFRVSGSSTQHKGVVPDIAFPASVDATEFGESTYPNALPWTRIAAVPHTQYGNFAPLLPKLETLHASRIASDKEFQWWEEDVQQFRTEAAKKYVVLNEAERRAEREKQDVQRKQRQETRKQLGLPLDPLADDSSDDGLTGNERDIVKDAAREKLVDKRPDPLLRESAAILADALNLLEKDRPLSVQVLPQSTGPGRWAD